Proteins found in one bacterium genomic segment:
- a CDS encoding serine dehydrogenase, protein MTETGGPSQSPLYHAQNAPRYDRQSLIRTYQEKCGCRLIVMADNILPYSVTLFEELVYDADPKEDLHLLLYSQGGDGETAVRLLRAAQARCKKFTVIVPDQAKSAATLIALGAHEILMGPASDLGPIDPQMQLKADGPLVAAKDIIAAVESAALAVQNAPATYPIYASLLSDVTAIIVQQARAALARTTDMLKEALESNPDRTSDAIAELQTKLRQPLIEVPQSHRAIFGAKEAHAAGLPVRAPAAGDEQWQAIWRLWTKYVALNMRVYENAGASQTFSWPSQ, encoded by the coding sequence ATGACAGAGACCGGCGGACCAAGTCAGAGTCCGCTCTATCACGCCCAGAACGCCCCGCGTTACGACCGGCAATCGCTGATCCGCACCTACCAAGAGAAATGCGGCTGCCGCCTCATCGTCATGGCGGACAACATCCTCCCCTACAGTGTCACCCTATTCGAGGAGCTAGTCTACGACGCGGACCCGAAGGAGGATCTGCATCTGCTGCTCTACTCTCAGGGCGGCGATGGGGAGACGGCGGTTCGCCTCCTTCGAGCGGCCCAGGCCAGATGCAAGAAGTTCACCGTGATTGTCCCCGACCAAGCAAAAAGCGCGGCTACTCTGATCGCGCTCGGGGCGCACGAGATCCTCATGGGCCCTGCAAGCGACCTGGGCCCCATCGATCCACAGATGCAACTCAAGGCCGACGGTCCGCTGGTAGCGGCAAAGGACATTATCGCAGCTGTCGAAAGCGCAGCGTTGGCCGTGCAGAACGCCCCGGCCACTTACCCGATCTATGCCTCGCTACTAAGCGACGTCACCGCCATCATCGTTCAGCAGGCGAGAGCGGCGCTCGCGAGAACGACGGACATGCTCAAGGAGGCATTGGAGAGCAACCCAGATCGCACCTCCGACGCGATCGCTGAGCTCCAGACCAAACTTCGCCAGCCGTTGATCGAGGTACCGCAGAGCCACCGAGCGATTTTTGGGGCGAAGGAAGCTCACGCCGCAGGGCTACCCGTCCGCGCTCCTGCCGCGGGGGACGAGCAGTGGCAAGCGATCTGGCGGCTGTGGACCAAGTACGTCGCATTGAACATGCGCGTCTATGAAAATGCTGGGGCCTCACAGACGTTCTCGTGGCCGTCGCAGTAA